The following proteins come from a genomic window of Natronosalvus vescus:
- a CDS encoding heavy metal translocating P-type ATPase produces the protein MASDRAATSAVRPVVRRQAMFVVLTFLGMFGGLFGSWFGAPESVVWGSYAVAYVFGGWYGLKESIKAVQVPEVEIDLLMIIAALGALYIGAPFEGAMLLFLFSLSGVLEEYAIGRSRTAIRSLIEMRPESARVLRDGTEEIVPIEDVDIGDVFVVRPGGRIPLDGVVTAGESTIDQSSLTGESVPVPKEPGDDVFGGTINETGSLEVRVTREAQESAISRLIHMVEEAQSKRAPTQQLIDRFEQPYVLGVFAMTLIAIALPIALLNHSFDPTVYRAMTLMVAASPCAVIISTPAAVLSAISAGGRQGVLFKGGEHIETAGSVDAIAFDKTGTLTEGNTRLTDVSAHEGATVDGTAMNEEQLLTLAAAVQARSEHHLAEATVEAAESRSLELPDATGFEAVVGKGVHATVQNRTIHIGNARYVETVLTSRSIDGLEVGLDAVRELEASGKTSVLVVSETDEQLQVLGWLAFTDTIRSDAAAMIERLRERGVERIVMLTGDNERVAQYIADELGIDEVYAGLLPEEKVEHVERLQERYEAVAMVGDGVNDAPALATADISIGMGGAGTDVALETADIVLMSDKLDRLPYAFALSQETRRTLFINFGIAFGAILIMVVAILTAGIPLPVAVVGHEGSTVLVSLIGLRLLRFDG, from the coding sequence ATGGCATCCGATCGAGCAGCGACATCGGCGGTACGCCCGGTCGTTCGACGTCAAGCGATGTTCGTCGTCCTCACGTTTCTCGGAATGTTCGGCGGACTGTTCGGGAGTTGGTTCGGGGCACCGGAGTCGGTCGTCTGGGGCAGTTACGCCGTCGCGTACGTCTTCGGTGGCTGGTACGGCCTCAAAGAGAGCATCAAGGCGGTTCAGGTACCGGAGGTGGAGATCGACCTGCTGATGATCATCGCGGCGCTCGGTGCCCTGTACATCGGCGCTCCCTTCGAGGGCGCGATGCTGTTGTTTCTGTTCTCCCTGTCGGGCGTCCTCGAGGAGTACGCGATCGGGCGTTCTCGAACGGCTATCAGGTCACTCATCGAGATGCGTCCCGAGTCGGCTCGCGTGCTCCGTGATGGCACCGAAGAAATCGTCCCCATCGAGGACGTCGACATCGGCGACGTCTTCGTCGTTCGCCCTGGCGGTCGGATCCCGCTCGACGGCGTCGTCACGGCCGGCGAGAGTACGATCGACCAGTCGTCGCTCACGGGTGAGTCGGTTCCCGTTCCGAAAGAACCCGGCGACGACGTGTTCGGCGGGACGATCAACGAAACCGGGAGCCTCGAGGTTCGCGTGACCCGGGAAGCCCAGGAATCGGCGATCTCACGGCTCATCCACATGGTCGAGGAGGCCCAGAGCAAGCGGGCACCGACGCAACAACTCATCGATCGCTTCGAACAGCCGTACGTGCTGGGCGTCTTCGCCATGACGCTGATCGCGATCGCCCTCCCGATCGCGCTCTTGAATCACTCGTTCGATCCGACGGTTTACCGCGCGATGACGCTCATGGTTGCCGCATCGCCCTGTGCAGTCATCATCTCGACCCCGGCGGCAGTGCTCTCGGCGATTTCCGCCGGCGGACGGCAGGGCGTACTGTTCAAAGGTGGCGAGCACATCGAGACGGCGGGGAGCGTCGACGCCATCGCGTTCGACAAGACTGGCACGTTGACAGAGGGGAACACCCGATTGACCGATGTGTCCGCCCACGAGGGGGCGACCGTCGACGGGACGGCGATGAACGAGGAGCAGCTGTTGACTCTCGCCGCCGCGGTGCAGGCCCGATCGGAGCATCACCTAGCCGAGGCTACCGTCGAGGCCGCCGAATCCCGTTCGCTCGAGCTTCCTGACGCGACCGGCTTCGAGGCGGTCGTCGGCAAGGGGGTTCATGCGACCGTCCAGAACCGGACGATCCACATCGGCAACGCGCGGTACGTCGAGACAGTACTAACTAGCCGATCGATCGACGGGCTCGAGGTCGGACTCGATGCGGTACGAGAACTCGAAGCGAGTGGCAAGACGAGCGTCCTCGTCGTTAGCGAAACCGACGAGCAGCTACAGGTGCTCGGCTGGCTCGCGTTCACCGACACAATTCGGTCGGATGCAGCAGCGATGATCGAGCGCCTGCGCGAACGCGGTGTCGAACGAATCGTCATGCTGACCGGGGATAACGAACGCGTCGCCCAGTACATCGCAGACGAACTCGGGATCGACGAGGTCTATGCGGGGCTCTTACCGGAGGAGAAAGTCGAGCACGTCGAACGGCTCCAGGAGCGCTACGAAGCGGTTGCGATGGTCGGCGACGGGGTGAACGACGCGCCGGCGCTTGCCACCGCCGATATCAGTATCGGGATGGGCGGCGCTGGCACCGACGTGGCGCTCGAGACGGCTGACATCGTCCTGATGTCGGATAAACTCGATCGACTGCCGTACGCGTTCGCGCTCAGCCAGGAGACACGTCGAACGCTGTTTATCAACTTCGGGATCGCATTCGGTGCTATCCTGATCATGGTCGTCGCGATTTTGACGGCGGGCATTCCGTTGCCGGTCGCCGTGGTCGGTCACGAAGGGTCGACCGTGCTGGTGAGTCTGATCGGATTGCGGCTCCTCCGCTTCGATGGGTGA
- a CDS encoding polysaccharide deacetylase family protein produces the protein MKRRTYLVTAGALTISGCMGFGETDEPRTDNNTTDSSGNGDGNGTGNGDGNGNGDGNGEGDGNGEGDAESPPEAETFDDFENLNNWRVISGSASAYGDYSVTGSQSVLLEASEAESQVRMSRELEEPIDCSELRPGLAVASHHTVNVAIQLFDESRDKAVFRQRTNGMSIRHVNFGVEYLQGSPDLSEVTEIDITIWSGEATTQAWIDDLHFVSRPDAKVLLQFDGAYQSHYTNALPLVEEYDIPATAFVPTNRLRAEEGHDGDRLTHDQVEELSEAGWTIGSYGAHGGNMQNLGSDRSAESEVETARAWLEDNGYGDGAQFFAYPGDRYDDAAIEAVTDNHVLGFSGGYPTHGAIMNSALCSRLVHPDAEQAHHTLDMTVELGGIASIAFVRLENDLDALEATLEHIHDLEQAGDIEVITPQQLADEYVI, from the coding sequence ATGAAGCGACGTACCTATCTCGTAACGGCAGGCGCACTGACTATCAGCGGTTGCATGGGCTTCGGCGAAACCGACGAACCACGAACCGACAACAATACGACGGACTCGTCCGGAAACGGCGACGGCAACGGCACAGGTAACGGCGACGGTAACGGAAACGGCGATGGCAACGGCGAGGGCGACGGTAACGGCGAAGGTGACGCCGAATCACCGCCAGAGGCCGAGACGTTCGACGACTTCGAAAACCTCAACAACTGGCGCGTGATCTCTGGATCTGCCAGCGCGTACGGGGACTACTCGGTCACGGGCAGCCAGTCAGTCTTGCTCGAGGCAAGCGAGGCAGAGTCCCAGGTCAGGATGTCCCGCGAACTCGAGGAACCGATCGACTGCAGCGAACTAAGGCCTGGCCTGGCGGTCGCCTCCCACCACACTGTCAACGTTGCTATCCAGCTCTTCGATGAATCGCGTGACAAGGCGGTCTTCCGTCAGCGGACGAACGGTATGTCCATCCGCCACGTCAACTTCGGCGTCGAGTACCTCCAGGGGAGTCCGGATTTGAGCGAGGTCACTGAGATCGACATCACCATCTGGTCCGGTGAGGCTACCACTCAGGCGTGGATCGACGACCTTCACTTCGTCTCCCGGCCCGACGCCAAAGTACTGCTACAGTTCGACGGAGCCTACCAGTCTCACTACACCAACGCCCTCCCGCTCGTCGAGGAGTACGACATCCCGGCGACGGCGTTCGTTCCGACGAACCGGCTTCGCGCCGAGGAAGGCCACGATGGAGACCGCCTTACACACGACCAGGTCGAGGAACTCTCCGAGGCAGGCTGGACGATCGGGAGCTACGGCGCTCACGGCGGGAATATGCAGAACCTCGGAAGCGACCGAAGCGCCGAGAGCGAGGTCGAAACCGCCCGCGCGTGGCTCGAGGACAACGGCTACGGCGACGGCGCTCAGTTCTTTGCCTACCCGGGCGACAGGTACGACGACGCCGCGATCGAAGCAGTCACTGACAACCACGTACTCGGCTTCTCCGGCGGGTACCCCACCCACGGTGCCATCATGAACTCGGCCCTCTGCTCGCGCCTGGTTCACCCCGACGCCGAACAGGCTCATCACACGCTCGACATGACGGTGGAACTCGGCGGGATCGCCTCGATCGCGTTCGTCCGACTCGAGAACGACCTCGACGCCCTCGAGGCCACCCTCGAACACATCCACGACCTCGAGCAAGCGGGTGACATCGAGGTCATCACGCCCCAGCAGCTCGCGGACGAGTACGTCATCTGA
- the moaC gene encoding cyclic pyranopterin monophosphate synthase MoaC has protein sequence MSDEEVTEMEDDGDETGGTGERNEGDETDVNVTTTDELTHTTADGDVQMVDVGSKPDTRRRAVATGEIRLQRSTLEAIRADSVEKGDVLATARVGAIQAVKHTWETIPMCHQIPITNVDTAFAFRFDDDGHDDTDAVDSDAEDDTTGTLTLEVAVETTGKTGCEMEALEGVTTGLNVVWDMVKAVEKDDDGQYPSTAIENVRVLEKTKRTE, from the coding sequence ATGAGTGACGAGGAGGTGACCGAGATGGAAGACGACGGCGACGAGACAGGCGGAACAGGCGAGCGCAACGAGGGAGACGAGACCGACGTCAACGTGACGACGACTGATGAACTCACCCACACGACCGCCGACGGCGACGTGCAGATGGTCGACGTCGGCTCGAAACCGGACACGCGACGGCGAGCCGTAGCAACTGGGGAGATTCGACTGCAGCGCTCGACGCTCGAGGCGATTCGCGCCGATTCAGTCGAGAAGGGTGACGTCCTCGCAACCGCGCGCGTCGGCGCGATCCAGGCGGTCAAACACACCTGGGAGACGATCCCGATGTGTCACCAGATTCCGATCACGAACGTCGACACCGCGTTCGCGTTTCGGTTCGACGACGATGGACACGACGACACCGACGCTGTTGATAGCGACGCGGAAGACGACACCACCGGCACGCTCACCCTCGAGGTCGCCGTCGAGACCACCGGGAAAACCGGCTGCGAGATGGAGGCGCTCGAGGGCGTCACGACGGGCCTAAACGTCGTCTGGGACATGGTGAAGGCAGTCGAGAAGGACGACGACGGGCAGTATCCGTCGACGGCGATCGAGAACGTGCGGGTGCTCGAGAAAACCAAGCGCACTGAGTAA
- a CDS encoding NAD(P)H-hydrate dehydratase → MITGERMAAVDENAAALGVPRRQLMESSGNAVGRAVETVADPGDRVVVVAGRGNNGGDAFVAIRFLEAYDVTTLLLGRADAIGTDIARANWEALEHGEYDRRTVTDSRNIELPECDVIVDAMLGTGISGELREPAATAARQINESSATVVSVDVPSGFDADGGDHAVNGVDADHVVTFHDEKTGLADLEASVTVADIGIPSAAEHVVGPGDVRLARPAERTGRAFVIGGGPYTGAPALAAQAALRAGAKLSFVAAPDAVAGEIQSYAPDLIVQPYDGDVLTPDQVDDLVETAERYDDVVVLGPGLGTAEETLEAAERFLESYTGQAVVDADALEVVSDLETEATLVCTPNRRELARMGGPEADELRAVEDEIEAFASDLGHVVLAKGATDVISDGERTRISRTGTSAMAVGGTGDLLAGITAGLLEHSEPFEAAAAASYVNGLAGERVTDRQYEGLYASEMLEEIPEAIWGEPDE, encoded by the coding sequence ATGATCACTGGCGAACGGATGGCCGCCGTCGACGAGAACGCCGCGGCACTCGGCGTTCCCCGGAGACAGCTCATGGAGTCCAGCGGAAACGCCGTCGGTCGAGCCGTCGAGACCGTCGCCGACCCCGGAGACCGCGTCGTCGTCGTCGCTGGCCGGGGAAACAACGGCGGCGACGCGTTCGTCGCCATCCGCTTTCTCGAGGCCTACGACGTGACGACGCTCCTGCTCGGCCGCGCGGACGCCATCGGCACCGATATCGCGCGGGCGAACTGGGAGGCCCTCGAGCACGGCGAGTACGATCGTCGAACGGTCACCGACTCTCGTAATATCGAGCTCCCCGAATGCGACGTTATCGTCGACGCAATGCTCGGCACCGGGATCAGCGGCGAGTTACGCGAACCGGCGGCGACGGCCGCCCGACAGATCAACGAGTCCTCGGCAACCGTCGTGAGCGTCGACGTTCCCTCGGGGTTCGACGCCGACGGTGGCGACCACGCGGTCAACGGCGTCGACGCTGACCACGTCGTCACCTTCCACGACGAGAAAACGGGGCTCGCGGATCTCGAGGCGTCGGTGACGGTCGCCGACATCGGTATCCCGTCGGCCGCGGAGCACGTCGTTGGCCCTGGTGACGTTCGCCTCGCCAGACCGGCTGAGCGGACGGGGCGGGCGTTCGTAATCGGCGGCGGCCCCTACACGGGCGCACCGGCGCTGGCTGCTCAGGCAGCCTTGCGCGCCGGCGCGAAACTCTCGTTCGTCGCCGCGCCCGACGCCGTCGCCGGCGAGATTCAGTCGTACGCGCCGGATCTGATCGTCCAGCCGTACGATGGCGACGTACTGACGCCCGATCAGGTCGACGATCTGGTCGAAACAGCCGAGCGCTACGACGACGTCGTCGTCCTCGGCCCCGGTCTGGGGACGGCCGAGGAGACCCTCGAGGCCGCCGAGCGATTCCTCGAGAGCTACACCGGCCAGGCGGTGGTCGACGCCGACGCCCTCGAGGTCGTGTCGGATCTCGAGACGGAAGCGACCCTCGTCTGCACGCCGAACCGGCGCGAACTCGCGCGGATGGGGGGCCCAGAGGCCGACGAGCTCCGGGCGGTCGAGGACGAAATCGAGGCGTTCGCGTCCGACCTCGGTCACGTCGTCCTCGCGAAGGGAGCCACGGACGTGATCTCCGACGGCGAGCGGACGCGCATCAGTCGCACTGGGACGTCGGCGATGGCCGTCGGCGGCACCGGTGACCTGCTGGCCGGGATTACGGCGGGCTTGCTCGAGCACAGCGAGCCGTTCGAGGCCGCGGCGGCGGCGTCGTACGTCAACGGACTCGCCGGCGAACGCGTCACCGACCGACAGTACGAGGGGCTGTACGCGTCCGAGATGCTCGAGGAGATTCCGGAGGCGATATGGGGTGAGCCGGATGAGTGA
- a CDS encoding acylphosphatase, with protein MTANASSNSTDRTRAHVFVSGTVQGVFYRATTRETAQESGVDGWVKNLEDGRVEAVFEGEQDAVESMVEWCHEGSPAATVTGVDVEYDKPRGLSGFEIRY; from the coding sequence ATGACAGCGAACGCGAGTTCGAATTCGACCGATCGAACGCGAGCACACGTGTTCGTCTCCGGCACCGTACAGGGTGTGTTCTACCGTGCGACGACACGAGAGACCGCCCAGGAGTCTGGCGTCGACGGCTGGGTGAAAAATCTCGAGGACGGTCGCGTCGAAGCGGTGTTCGAGGGCGAGCAGGATGCCGTCGAATCGATGGTCGAGTGGTGTCACGAGGGGAGTCCCGCGGCTACCGTGACGGGCGTCGACGTCGAGTACGACAAGCCGCGAGGTCTGTCGGGGTTCGAGATCCGGTATTAA
- a CDS encoding phytoene/squalene synthase family protein, producing MQKKHVQAGKAIQRRTGKTFYIATRFLPKRVRDPTHVLYGFFRIADEVVDDAAGVPPDEQADRLESLRVQALGERPADDPVLIAFQDLRERYDITDREVDEFLDAMKADIETDRYDTYAELETYMRGSAAAVGVMMTAIMEPDDPEAALPHAIKLGEAFQMTNFLRDVREDVLERDRIYLPLETLEKHDVTESQIENLEMTESVATVMAEELRRTESLYREGVAGIRYLPEDCQLPVLLAAVLYAEHHTVIRQQGYNVLASEPSLSAARKLWCVLKTRWHWHWNRDPEAVFRRVSAVPTTERGQAERGPDPRPDEGVPTR from the coding sequence GGCAAGGCAATTCAGCGACGAACCGGGAAGACGTTCTACATAGCGACGCGATTCCTCCCGAAGCGCGTTCGCGACCCTACCCACGTCCTCTATGGCTTCTTTCGAATCGCCGACGAGGTCGTGGACGACGCTGCTGGAGTCCCGCCCGACGAACAGGCCGATCGGCTCGAGAGCCTTCGAGTACAGGCTCTCGGCGAACGACCCGCCGACGACCCGGTGCTCATCGCGTTTCAGGATCTCCGTGAACGCTACGACATCACCGATCGGGAGGTCGACGAGTTCCTCGACGCGATGAAAGCCGACATCGAGACCGATCGGTACGACACCTACGCCGAGCTCGAGACCTACATGCGCGGGTCGGCTGCTGCCGTCGGCGTGATGATGACGGCCATCATGGAGCCGGACGACCCCGAGGCAGCGCTTCCCCACGCCATCAAACTCGGCGAAGCGTTCCAGATGACGAACTTCCTGCGGGACGTCCGCGAGGACGTCCTCGAGCGTGACCGGATCTACCTGCCGCTCGAGACGCTCGAGAAACACGACGTCACCGAGTCCCAGATCGAAAATCTGGAGATGACCGAGTCGGTGGCGACGGTGATGGCCGAGGAACTCCGTCGGACGGAGTCGCTGTATCGGGAGGGAGTGGCCGGCATCCGTTACCTCCCCGAGGACTGTCAGCTGCCGGTGTTGCTCGCGGCCGTCCTCTACGCCGAACACCACACGGTCATCCGCCAGCAGGGGTACAACGTCCTCGCATCCGAGCCGTCGCTCTCGGCGGCTCGAAAGCTCTGGTGTGTGCTCAAGACGCGCTGGCACTGGCACTGGAATCGGGATCCCGAGGCCGTATTCCGCCGCGTCTCGGCCGTCCCAACCACCGAGCGAGGACAGGCCGAACGCGGGCCGGATCCCAGACCAGACGAGGGAGTCCCGACGCGATAG